A window of Fibrobacter sp. UWH6 contains these coding sequences:
- a CDS encoding LPP20 family lipoprotein, translating to MKKFFVAALSVAALLIGCSSTPQQKAASAMTEMQNLKTKYIKSEHKVAGLGKGVSSDEQVAYEKADQNARVDLARAVDIQVKAITKNFKEQVDVEGKEALVEHFQTTSKTKIDTHLNGATFTDVKVEVSEDGKFNVYGVMVLDVNLVDELIASMKERNDKLDEATVQKVRALAEKSYAELD from the coding sequence ATGAAAAAGTTTTTTGTCGCCGCATTGTCTGTTGCAGCTCTTTTGATTGGTTGTTCCAGCACTCCCCAGCAGAAAGCAGCAAGCGCCATGACCGAAATGCAGAACCTCAAGACCAAGTACATCAAGTCTGAACACAAGGTTGCTGGCCTCGGTAAGGGCGTTTCCTCTGACGAACAGGTTGCATACGAAAAGGCAGACCAGAATGCCCGCGTTGACCTGGCTCGCGCTGTGGACATTCAGGTCAAGGCAATCACCAAGAACTTCAAGGAACAAGTTGACGTCGAAGGAAAGGAAGCCCTGGTGGAACACTTCCAGACCACTTCCAAGACCAAGATCGACACCCACCTGAACGGCGCTACCTTTACCGATGTGAAGGTTGAAGTTTCCGAAGACGGTAAGTTCAACGTCTATGGCGTGATGGTCCTGGACGTAAACCTGGTTGACGAACTGATTGCTTCCATGAAGGAACGTAACGACAAGCTGGATGAAGCCACTGTGCAGAAGGTTCGCGCCCTGGCAGAAAAGTCCTACGCAGAACTGGACTAA